The following coding sequences are from one Rathayibacter sp. VKM Ac-2760 window:
- a CDS encoding DUF624 domain-containing protein translates to MAAIAERYEAACRVVLLVLVVSAAAVLYSLRGLVVAGVFPSVAAAHATYRAWLIGDDRSWSVRHTVSTFARAWREEFPHANTPGYVLLAVGGVLWIDHRVLGAVEVDGTGVAVTGILLVVSALFTLFCLVFWIVRAHFQERTRWVVRTAAQLLVARPLCTLLLGAVLLLLLQLAASVPALGVLAAAAVLPFAASAVVFAFGRLPGFSAREHPAAGAVAE, encoded by the coding sequence ATGGCCGCGATCGCCGAGCGCTACGAGGCCGCCTGCCGGGTCGTGCTGCTCGTCCTCGTCGTCAGTGCCGCCGCGGTGCTGTACTCGCTGCGCGGACTCGTGGTGGCCGGCGTGTTCCCCTCCGTCGCCGCCGCGCACGCCACCTACCGCGCCTGGCTGATCGGGGACGACCGGTCGTGGTCCGTCCGGCACACCGTCTCGACGTTCGCGCGAGCCTGGCGCGAGGAGTTCCCGCACGCGAACACGCCGGGCTACGTCCTGCTCGCCGTCGGCGGGGTGCTCTGGATCGACCACCGCGTCCTCGGCGCGGTCGAGGTGGACGGCACCGGGGTCGCGGTGACCGGGATCCTCCTCGTCGTCTCCGCCCTCTTCACGCTGTTCTGCCTCGTCTTCTGGATCGTGCGGGCGCACTTCCAGGAGCGCACGCGCTGGGTGGTGCGGACGGCGGCGCAGCTGCTCGTCGCCCGTCCGCTCTGCACCCTCCTACTCGGCGCGGTGCTGCTCCTGCTGCTCCAGCTCGCGGCGAGCGTGCCCGCCCTCGGCGTCCTGGCCGCCGCCGCCGTGCTCCCGTTCGCCGCGAGCGCCGTGGTCTTCGCCTTCGGGCGACTGCCGGGGTTCAGCGCGCGGGAGCACCCCGCCGCAGGGGCGGTCGCCGAGTGA
- a CDS encoding carbohydrate ABC transporter permease, translating to MAQQIDTRSIAVAEAGERGRRPGPPPWRRRRRTAVKQPLDRMIDVVAGLLIALVVLAVLYPLWFIVVASFSDPTAVSAGRLGLIPEGFRLSGYERLIEDERIWNGYRNSLVYAGVGTALNLLVTIPAAFALSRPEFRARRVLLLAFAVTLFFSGGLIPNYLLFRDLGLLNSMWVFILPGALSVFNLIIARSFFETSIPEELHDAARIDGVSYFGFFLRIVLPLSAAIIAVIGLYYFVGHWNNYFTGLVFVRDASLLPLQNVLQSILLANQSIAGQGGSGGQTAQQLQEVADQIKYGVIIVSTLPLLVLYPFLQRYFNKGVLVGAVKG from the coding sequence ATGGCTCAGCAGATCGACACGCGCAGCATCGCGGTCGCCGAGGCCGGCGAGCGCGGCCGGAGACCCGGACCGCCGCCCTGGCGGCGGCGCCGGAGGACCGCCGTCAAGCAGCCGCTCGACCGGATGATCGACGTCGTCGCCGGTCTCCTGATCGCGCTCGTCGTGCTCGCGGTGCTCTACCCGCTCTGGTTCATCGTCGTCGCGTCGTTCTCCGACCCGACGGCGGTCTCGGCCGGCCGGCTCGGACTGATCCCGGAGGGCTTCCGGCTCTCGGGCTACGAGCGGCTGATCGAGGACGAGCGGATCTGGAACGGCTACCGCAACTCCCTGGTCTACGCGGGCGTCGGCACCGCGCTCAACCTGCTCGTCACGATCCCGGCGGCGTTCGCGCTCTCGCGGCCGGAGTTCCGCGCGCGGCGGGTGCTGCTCCTGGCGTTCGCCGTCACGCTGTTCTTCTCCGGCGGCCTGATCCCGAACTACCTGCTCTTCCGCGACCTCGGCCTGCTGAACTCGATGTGGGTCTTCATCCTCCCGGGCGCCCTCAGTGTGTTCAACCTCATCATCGCCCGGTCCTTCTTCGAGACCTCGATCCCCGAGGAGCTGCACGACGCGGCCCGCATCGACGGGGTGTCCTACTTCGGCTTCTTCCTGCGGATCGTGCTCCCGCTGTCCGCCGCGATCATCGCGGTGATCGGCCTCTACTACTTCGTCGGGCACTGGAACAACTACTTCACGGGGCTGGTCTTCGTGCGCGACGCCTCGCTCCTGCCGCTGCAGAACGTCCTGCAGAGCATCCTCCTGGCGAACCAGTCGATCGCCGGCCAGGGCGGCAGCGGCGGCCAGACCGCGCAGCAGCTGCAGGAGGTCGCCGACCAGATCAAGTACGGCGTCATCATCGTCTCGACGCTCCCGCTGCTCGTGCTCTACCCGTTCCTGCAGAGGTACTTCAACAAGGGAGTCCTCGTCGGGGCGGTGAAGGGCTGA
- a CDS encoding ABC transporter permease subunit, with translation MSRTALDTAPVGESVAPALSLAGARPPADRLTARIARSLRHHWQLWLMVLPAILFTVVFAYVPLYGLQLAFRKYVPALGLSGGEWVGFDYFVQFFESPLFSTIMLNTVQISLWTLAMGFIAPIVLALLINQISAGRLKSFVQTITYMPHFISVVVIVAMLNIFLRPEAGLLGRFFPGQNLLAEPDAFSAIYWMSEVWQHCGWNAIIYLAALSTVDTSLYEAARIDGAGRLRLIRYVDIPTILPTAAILLILNMGSVLSVGFEKVYLMQNALNLSSAEVIATYTYKIGILSNQFSYSTAIGLFNTVINFTFLIVANHLAKRATGSSVF, from the coding sequence ATGAGCCGGACCGCCCTCGACACCGCCCCGGTGGGGGAGTCGGTCGCGCCGGCCCTCTCCCTCGCCGGGGCGCGGCCCCCCGCGGATCGGCTGACCGCCAGGATCGCCCGCAGCCTGCGCCACCACTGGCAGCTCTGGCTGATGGTGCTGCCGGCGATCCTCTTCACCGTCGTCTTCGCCTACGTGCCGCTCTACGGGCTGCAGCTCGCCTTCCGGAAGTACGTCCCGGCGCTCGGGCTGAGCGGCGGGGAGTGGGTCGGCTTCGACTACTTCGTCCAGTTCTTCGAGTCACCGCTGTTCTCGACGATCATGCTCAACACGGTGCAGATCAGCCTCTGGACGCTCGCGATGGGCTTCATCGCCCCGATCGTCCTGGCCCTGCTGATCAACCAGATCAGCGCCGGCCGGCTCAAGAGCTTCGTGCAGACGATCACCTACATGCCGCACTTCATCTCGGTCGTCGTGATCGTCGCGATGCTCAACATCTTCCTGCGCCCCGAGGCCGGTCTTCTCGGCCGGTTCTTCCCCGGGCAGAACCTGCTCGCCGAGCCGGACGCCTTCTCGGCGATCTACTGGATGAGCGAGGTGTGGCAGCACTGCGGCTGGAACGCGATCATCTACCTCGCCGCGCTCTCGACCGTCGACACCTCGCTCTACGAGGCCGCGAGGATCGACGGCGCCGGGCGGCTGCGGCTGATCCGCTACGTCGACATCCCGACCATCCTGCCGACCGCGGCGATCCTGTTGATCCTCAACATGGGCTCGGTGCTCAGCGTCGGCTTCGAGAAGGTCTACCTGATGCAGAACGCGCTGAACCTCTCCTCCGCGGAGGTCATCGCGACCTACACCTACAAGATCGGCATCCTCAGCAATCAGTTCTCCTACTCGACCGCGATCGGCCTGTTCAACACGGTGATCAACTTCACCTTCCTGATCGTGGCCAACCACCTCGCCAAGCGCGCCACGGGCTCCAGCGTCTTCTAG
- a CDS encoding extracellular solute-binding protein — MLMDTKILVRRSVAGAVALTLAAGLAGCTSSGSQADDGAVDVLIAQNPNQVPVGETAWASALAAETGCTVHWNSIDDTAWAQQKNPSLAAGDVPDIAIRAVGSGDAVQYPGLFEDIATHLDELPNVSAFFEQKPDARRLVENENGEIHSLSSSRGQGYAGSGQHMMINRAWLEKLGLAVPTTWDELTTVLEAFKTQDPNGNGQADEIPFNIRRLETGGFGWYSPFLLLNSTGIPTSFNKGPSAQGIHVSDGKVASFLVSDEYRQVVEYLHGLLAAGLIPAEALTKDDSAYYADQKGDGQNARTGVVFGWSLADFGDLRDQYVAMPAPAASASIPAEDVVWDGSNNEYEGGKLAVSAAAAGDECVWKVVNALYSEKYSVQQFTGAIGEYVSDDGNSTYTILDAYRAAVADNSDPALADRLAGWIPDSVTLKGDWNRDDLREVDDVYAEQYSNYDHVRDLMPDYVRLSAEDATVVSNNDTAVLNYALQKTSEWIAKGGVDAEWDEYVGQLESIGLTQNVELWQKAYDLYTAAS, encoded by the coding sequence ATGCTGATGGACACGAAGATCCTGGTCCGGCGGTCGGTCGCCGGAGCGGTCGCGCTCACGCTCGCCGCGGGCCTCGCCGGCTGCACGAGTTCCGGCTCGCAGGCCGATGACGGCGCGGTCGACGTCCTGATCGCGCAGAACCCGAACCAGGTGCCGGTCGGCGAGACGGCCTGGGCGAGCGCCCTCGCGGCGGAGACGGGCTGCACGGTCCACTGGAACTCGATCGACGACACCGCCTGGGCGCAGCAGAAGAACCCCTCGCTCGCGGCGGGAGACGTGCCGGACATCGCGATCCGCGCCGTCGGCTCGGGCGACGCGGTGCAGTACCCCGGACTGTTCGAGGACATCGCGACGCACCTCGACGAGCTGCCGAACGTGTCCGCCTTCTTCGAGCAGAAGCCGGATGCGCGCCGGCTGGTCGAGAACGAGAACGGCGAGATCCACTCGCTCTCCTCCTCCCGCGGCCAGGGCTACGCCGGCTCCGGGCAGCACATGATGATCAACCGCGCCTGGCTCGAGAAGCTCGGCCTCGCGGTCCCGACGACGTGGGACGAGCTGACGACGGTCCTCGAGGCGTTCAAGACGCAGGACCCGAACGGCAACGGGCAGGCCGACGAGATCCCGTTCAACATCCGCCGGCTCGAGACCGGCGGGTTCGGCTGGTACAGCCCGTTCCTGCTGCTCAACTCGACCGGCATCCCCACCTCGTTCAATAAGGGACCGTCGGCCCAGGGCATCCACGTCTCCGACGGGAAGGTCGCGAGCTTCCTCGTCTCGGACGAGTACCGGCAGGTCGTCGAGTACCTGCACGGGCTGCTCGCGGCGGGCCTCATCCCGGCCGAGGCGCTGACGAAGGACGACTCGGCGTACTACGCCGACCAGAAGGGTGACGGGCAGAACGCGCGGACCGGCGTCGTCTTCGGCTGGTCGCTCGCCGACTTCGGCGATCTGCGCGACCAGTACGTCGCGATGCCCGCTCCCGCCGCCTCCGCGAGCATCCCCGCCGAGGACGTGGTCTGGGACGGCTCGAACAACGAGTACGAGGGCGGCAAGCTCGCCGTGTCGGCCGCCGCGGCCGGCGACGAGTGCGTGTGGAAGGTCGTGAACGCGCTCTACAGCGAGAAGTACTCCGTCCAGCAGTTCACCGGGGCGATCGGCGAGTACGTCAGCGACGACGGGAACAGCACCTACACGATCCTCGACGCGTACCGCGCGGCGGTCGCGGACAACAGCGACCCGGCGCTCGCCGACCGGCTGGCCGGCTGGATCCCCGACTCGGTCACCCTCAAGGGCGACTGGAACCGCGACGACCTCCGCGAGGTCGACGACGTCTACGCCGAGCAGTACTCGAACTACGACCACGTGCGCGACCTGATGCCCGACTACGTCCGCCTCTCGGCCGAGGACGCGACGGTCGTCAGCAACAACGACACCGCCGTCCTCAACTACGCCCTGCAGAAGACCTCGGAGTGGATCGCGAAGGGTGGCGTCGACGCCGAATGGGACGAGTACGTCGGCCAGCTCGAATCGATCGGCCTCACCCAGAACGTCGAGCTGTGGCAGAAGGCGTACGACCTCTACACCGCGGCCTCATGA
- a CDS encoding LacI family DNA-binding transcriptional regulator, whose protein sequence is MDHSPAHEAPAHEAPAHEAPTDDTAIGRARTEPAPGRRATIRDVAREAGVSRQTVTRAMNDMSEISAATRERVLAVSEALGYVPSRFAANLARQKSVAIGLVITSLRNPYYTDLAADLLEEFAARGWQVVVVAESHGAEDRIVADLSAQVDAIIGYFPRASVESIRRAARGVPVVLIEREAELPGAHSIAVDFAPGMRELVDGLRERGARSIGMIDHAERGGYAASERCLRYAECLEPGEVALVTSGQETIEGGAAAFGELVAAHPGVDAVIAFNDMMAIGALQRASRLGLRVPQDVRIAGIDGLSIGAAMIPSLTSLAIDRARIARSAAAMLSELLTGGSGPTPAREPAPSPAQSIVITPRPEWRDSA, encoded by the coding sequence GTGGATCACTCCCCAGCGCACGAAGCCCCGGCGCACGAAGCCCCAGCGCACGAAGCCCCGACGGACGACACCGCGATCGGCCGAGCCCGGACCGAGCCCGCCCCCGGGCGGCGCGCCACGATCCGCGACGTCGCGCGCGAGGCGGGCGTCTCCCGCCAGACCGTGACCCGCGCGATGAACGACATGTCGGAGATCAGCGCCGCCACCCGGGAGCGCGTGCTCGCCGTGAGCGAGGCCCTCGGCTACGTCCCCAGCCGGTTCGCCGCGAATCTGGCGCGGCAGAAGAGCGTGGCGATCGGCCTCGTCATCACGTCGCTGCGGAACCCCTACTACACCGATCTCGCCGCCGATCTGCTCGAGGAGTTCGCCGCGCGCGGCTGGCAGGTCGTCGTGGTCGCCGAGTCGCACGGCGCGGAGGACCGGATCGTCGCCGACCTGTCCGCCCAGGTCGACGCGATCATCGGCTACTTCCCGCGGGCGAGCGTCGAGTCGATCCGCCGGGCGGCCAGGGGGGTGCCGGTCGTGCTGATCGAGCGCGAGGCCGAGCTACCCGGCGCGCACTCCATCGCGGTCGACTTCGCGCCGGGGATGCGCGAGCTGGTCGACGGACTGCGCGAGCGCGGGGCGCGCAGCATCGGCATGATCGATCACGCCGAGCGCGGCGGCTACGCGGCGAGCGAGCGCTGCCTCCGCTACGCGGAGTGCCTCGAGCCCGGCGAGGTCGCGCTCGTCACCTCGGGCCAGGAGACGATCGAGGGAGGCGCCGCGGCGTTCGGCGAGCTCGTCGCCGCGCACCCCGGCGTCGACGCCGTCATCGCGTTCAACGACATGATGGCGATCGGGGCCCTGCAGCGGGCGAGCAGGCTCGGCCTCCGGGTCCCGCAGGACGTCCGCATCGCCGGCATCGACGGCCTGAGCATCGGGGCGGCGATGATCCCGAGTCTGACCTCGCTCGCGATCGACCGCGCCCGCATCGCCCGCTCCGCCGCCGCGATGCTGTCCGAGCTGCTCACCGGCGGGAGCGGCCCGACGCCGGCCAGGGAGCCGGCGCCGTCGCCGGCGCAGTCGATCGTCATCACGCCCCGCCCCGAGTGGCGCGACAGCGCCTGA
- a CDS encoding sodium:calcium antiporter, whose amino-acid sequence MDGLPLLVLALIFAAAAAVVWVAGIQLSKATDVLDARLHLGSALGGLIVLAVATNLPEIAITVSAALSGNLDVAVGNILGGIALQTVVLVVLDAFGRRGKGVKPLTYRAASLTLVLEGLVVVAVLAVVIAGSQLPSGLEVLRLTPDVVLIAGLWVVGLLLVQRAGHHLPWHEDGRAPDATPRPSRDRKTHPMSTRRAALVFAISAAATLVAGVVLERAGDAASSQLGLSGVLFGATVLALATSLPEISTGLQAIKQGDDELAVSDIFGGNAFLPVLFLVATVLSGDAVLPQAGASDIYLTALAALLTLVYVVGLIFRPARRIAGMGVDSLIVLVLYAVGIGGLFAIAAG is encoded by the coding sequence ATGGACGGTCTCCCTCTCCTCGTGCTCGCCCTGATCTTCGCCGCCGCCGCGGCCGTGGTCTGGGTCGCCGGCATCCAGCTCTCCAAGGCGACCGACGTGCTCGACGCCCGGCTCCACCTCGGCAGCGCGCTGGGCGGCCTGATCGTGCTGGCCGTGGCGACCAACCTGCCCGAGATCGCGATCACCGTCTCCGCCGCCCTGTCGGGGAACCTCGACGTCGCCGTCGGCAACATCCTCGGCGGCATCGCCCTGCAGACCGTCGTGCTGGTCGTGCTCGACGCGTTCGGAAGGCGGGGGAAGGGAGTGAAGCCGCTGACCTACCGGGCGGCGTCGCTCACGCTCGTGCTCGAGGGGCTGGTCGTCGTGGCGGTGCTCGCCGTGGTCATCGCCGGGAGCCAGTTGCCGTCCGGTCTCGAGGTGCTGCGCCTCACGCCGGACGTGGTGCTGATCGCGGGACTGTGGGTGGTGGGCCTCCTGCTCGTGCAGCGCGCCGGCCACCACCTGCCCTGGCACGAGGACGGCCGCGCGCCCGACGCGACGCCCCGCCCCTCCCGCGACAGGAAGACGCACCCGATGAGCACGCGGAGGGCGGCGCTCGTCTTCGCGATCTCCGCCGCCGCGACGCTCGTGGCCGGAGTCGTGCTCGAGCGGGCCGGCGACGCCGCGTCGTCGCAGCTCGGCCTGTCCGGGGTGCTCTTCGGAGCGACGGTCCTCGCGCTGGCCACCTCGCTCCCGGAGATCTCGACGGGGCTCCAGGCGATCAAGCAGGGCGACGACGAGCTGGCCGTCAGCGACATCTTCGGCGGCAACGCGTTCCTCCCCGTCCTCTTCCTGGTCGCGACCGTCCTCTCCGGCGACGCGGTCCTCCCGCAGGCCGGCGCGTCCGACATCTACCTCACCGCACTGGCGGCGCTGCTCACCCTCGTCTACGTCGTGGGCCTGATCTTCCGGCCCGCGCGCCGGATCGCCGGCATGGGGGTCGACTCGCTGATCGTGCTCGTCCTCTACGCCGTCGGCATCGGCGGGCTGTTCGCGATCGCCGCGGGCTGA
- a CDS encoding AraC family transcriptional regulator, producing MAVQEQPAPEAGPEGRGTLRIEAVGSDIARASEVLAGFYAGRGWSVAPTEQPFSYRYAALGDPVMTLRTSQMRGRAAGEDPAGGDYVVQWLVEGRAIVDVDRGALPMRRGVPQLNPAHRPFVFSYTDYDQKLVHLGRERVAGVARERGYRSTGALRFDHLRRVTPEASARWHGVVGEISTAVRTGRVTTLLWDRLTRRAAAAFLELYPPEGAALPEVLLAPRNGSIRAAVEFVHESAHLPIGPVEIAAAAHLSVRGTQVAFRRLLGTTPLQYLRDVRLDRVRADLRLGDPRSATVADVARRWGFGHLGRFAGAYTARFGEYPSTTLDRG from the coding sequence ATGGCGGTGCAGGAGCAGCCGGCGCCCGAGGCCGGGCCCGAGGGTCGCGGGACCCTCCGGATCGAGGCGGTGGGCAGCGACATCGCGCGCGCCTCCGAGGTGCTCGCCGGCTTCTATGCGGGGCGGGGCTGGTCCGTCGCCCCCACCGAGCAGCCCTTCTCCTACCGCTACGCCGCGCTCGGCGATCCGGTGATGACGCTGCGGACTTCGCAGATGCGCGGTCGCGCCGCGGGTGAGGACCCGGCGGGCGGCGACTACGTCGTGCAGTGGCTGGTCGAGGGCCGCGCGATCGTCGACGTCGACCGCGGAGCGCTGCCGATGCGCCGCGGCGTCCCGCAGCTGAACCCCGCGCACCGCCCCTTCGTCTTCTCCTACACCGACTACGACCAGAAGCTCGTGCACCTCGGCCGGGAGCGGGTGGCCGGCGTCGCCCGCGAGCGCGGCTACCGCAGCACGGGCGCGCTGCGCTTCGACCACCTCCGCCGCGTGACCCCCGAGGCCTCCGCCCGCTGGCACGGCGTGGTCGGCGAGATCTCGACCGCCGTGCGGACGGGACGGGTGACGACCCTGCTCTGGGACCGGCTGACGCGCCGCGCGGCCGCCGCCTTCCTCGAGCTCTACCCGCCGGAGGGCGCCGCGCTGCCGGAGGTGCTGCTCGCGCCGCGGAACGGGAGCATCCGCGCCGCCGTGGAGTTCGTGCACGAGAGCGCCCACCTCCCGATCGGGCCCGTCGAGATCGCCGCCGCCGCGCACCTCAGCGTCCGTGGCACCCAGGTCGCCTTCCGTCGCCTGCTCGGCACCACGCCGCTGCAGTACCTCCGCGACGTGCGGCTCGACCGGGTGCGGGCGGACCTGCGGCTCGGCGACCCGAGGAGCGCGACGGTCGCCGACGTCGCCCGGCGCTGGGGCTTCGGCCACCTCGGCCGCTTCGCGGGCGCGTACACCGCCCGCTTCGGCGAGTACCCGAGCACGACCCTCGACCGGGGCTGA
- a CDS encoding glutathionylspermidine synthase family protein, with translation MRRLTSTPRPDWRARCDEVGFSFYDLPSEGGRPYWNESAAYAFTTAEIELLERATQELFDRCMDACEHVVRTGRFAEFGIPERFHELVRTSWDEDDPTVYGRFDLAYDGDGTVTLLEFNADTPTSLVETAAAQWQWLEETRGPEADQFNSLHEQLVEQWRHLRVDRWRLDEGARLHLASLHDSGDGELIVEDADTVAYMAETAAQAGFDPKLIFVEDIRYELDGAGFLDADGEPIRRIFKLYPWEWLLAEQFGGLLLDRRERTRWVEPAWKLLLSNKQLLVVLWELFPGHPNLLPASVEPLAGVAQVRKPRLGREGANVTILDADGSIVAENGGAYGEEGFVHQARADLVRIDGRTVVIGSWIVGETPAGIDVRETGGPITGDLAEFVPHFIEAPAFGHPEHGHPEHGRPQDTRPQDARENRPQDEEIR, from the coding sequence ATGCGCAGACTCACCTCGACCCCGCGTCCCGACTGGCGGGCCCGGTGCGACGAGGTCGGCTTCAGCTTCTACGACCTGCCGTCCGAGGGCGGCCGGCCCTACTGGAACGAGTCCGCGGCCTACGCGTTCACCACCGCCGAGATCGAGCTGCTCGAGCGGGCGACGCAGGAGCTGTTCGACCGCTGCATGGACGCGTGCGAGCACGTCGTCCGCACCGGCCGTTTCGCCGAGTTCGGGATCCCGGAGCGCTTCCACGAGCTGGTCCGCACCTCGTGGGACGAGGACGACCCGACGGTCTACGGCCGCTTCGACCTCGCCTACGACGGCGACGGCACTGTGACGCTGCTCGAGTTCAACGCCGACACGCCCACCTCGCTGGTCGAGACGGCCGCCGCGCAGTGGCAGTGGCTCGAGGAGACGCGCGGCCCGGAGGCCGACCAGTTCAACAGCCTGCACGAGCAGCTCGTCGAGCAGTGGCGGCACCTCCGCGTCGACCGCTGGCGGCTGGACGAGGGCGCGCGACTGCACCTGGCCTCGCTGCACGACTCCGGCGACGGCGAGCTGATCGTCGAGGACGCGGACACCGTCGCGTACATGGCCGAGACCGCGGCGCAGGCCGGCTTCGATCCGAAGCTGATCTTCGTCGAGGACATCCGCTACGAGCTCGACGGCGCCGGCTTCCTCGACGCCGACGGCGAGCCGATCCGGCGGATCTTCAAGCTCTACCCCTGGGAGTGGCTGCTGGCCGAGCAGTTCGGCGGACTGCTGCTCGACCGGCGCGAGCGCACCCGCTGGGTCGAGCCGGCCTGGAAGCTGCTGCTCAGCAACAAGCAGCTGCTCGTCGTGCTCTGGGAGCTCTTCCCCGGCCACCCGAACCTGCTCCCCGCCTCCGTCGAGCCGCTGGCCGGCGTCGCGCAGGTGCGCAAGCCCCGGCTCGGCCGGGAGGGAGCGAACGTCACGATCCTCGACGCCGACGGCTCGATCGTCGCGGAGAACGGCGGCGCCTACGGCGAGGAGGGCTTCGTGCACCAGGCAAGGGCCGACCTCGTCCGCATCGACGGCCGGACGGTCGTGATCGGCAGCTGGATCGTCGGCGAGACGCCGGCCGGCATCGACGTCCGCGAGACCGGCGGACCGATCACGGGCGACCTCGCGGAGTTTGTGCCGCACTTCATCGAGGCGCCGGCGTTCGGCCACCCCGAGCACGGCCACCCCGAGCACGGCCGCCCCCAGGACACGCGGCCCCAGGACGCGCGCGAGAACCGCCCGCAGGACGAGGAGATCCGATGA
- a CDS encoding HEAT repeat domain-containing protein — protein sequence MASDSEPSVTLTDPLEERLRAQVAREGERTVALRSAALLGGGYEGESFLLTVGGEHAAGVLQGAPSLYWPELWGARALLYVWDDQAADAVVAGLVNSAWRVREMCARVCAERVLGGQKKLARLTTDEHPRVRSAGARALIAVAVAGIGSGRDEKGEFAASVEQTLTRMLRDPDKDVRRDARASIDTLRAARG from the coding sequence ATGGCCTCCGACAGCGAACCCTCCGTCACCCTCACCGATCCCCTCGAGGAGCGCCTGCGCGCCCAGGTCGCCCGCGAGGGCGAGCGGACCGTCGCGCTGCGGTCGGCCGCACTGCTCGGCGGCGGCTACGAGGGCGAGTCGTTCCTGCTGACGGTCGGCGGCGAGCACGCGGCCGGCGTGCTGCAGGGCGCTCCGTCGCTCTACTGGCCCGAGCTGTGGGGCGCGCGGGCGCTCCTCTACGTCTGGGACGACCAGGCGGCCGACGCCGTCGTCGCCGGACTCGTCAACTCCGCCTGGCGGGTGCGCGAGATGTGCGCGCGGGTCTGCGCCGAGCGCGTCCTCGGCGGGCAGAAGAAGCTGGCGCGCCTCACCACCGACGAGCACCCGCGGGTCCGCTCGGCCGGGGCCCGCGCGCTGATCGCGGTCGCGGTCGCCGGGATCGGCTCGGGGCGCGACGAGAAGGGCGAGTTCGCCGCGAGCGTCGAGCAGACCCTCACCCGGATGCTCCGCGACCCGGACAAGGACGTCCGCCGCGACGCGCGCGCCTCGATCGACACCCTGCGGGCCGCGCGCGGCTGA
- a CDS encoding TetR/AcrR family transcriptional regulator, which yields MTEHRSGPVRSAAARESVLEATARLFVQQGWDHLTMEGIAKEAGVSKQTVYRWWPSRGALIADCMIEGRLVAIEVELPDTGDLRRDLGAWLGPILELAATETGASLIRSLIAAGAEDAAVGERLGNAFGVDQTLADRFAKAVRAGQLPADAPVDELGLSILGSIVLPVVGRRPLDAASVLGHVDFLLRPRG from the coding sequence ATGACGGAGCATCGGAGCGGACCCGTCCGCAGTGCCGCGGCCCGCGAGTCGGTCCTCGAGGCGACCGCGCGGCTGTTCGTGCAGCAGGGCTGGGACCACCTCACGATGGAGGGCATCGCGAAGGAGGCCGGGGTCTCCAAGCAGACGGTCTACCGCTGGTGGCCCTCCCGCGGCGCGCTGATCGCGGACTGCATGATCGAGGGCCGGCTCGTCGCGATCGAGGTCGAGCTGCCCGACACCGGCGATCTGCGCCGCGATCTCGGCGCGTGGCTCGGGCCGATCCTGGAGCTCGCCGCCACCGAGACGGGCGCGTCGCTGATCCGCTCGCTGATCGCGGCCGGGGCGGAGGACGCTGCGGTGGGGGAGCGGCTCGGCAACGCCTTCGGGGTCGACCAGACGCTCGCCGACCGCTTCGCGAAGGCCGTGCGGGCCGGGCAGCTGCCGGCGGACGCGCCGGTCGACGAGCTCGGCCTCTCGATCCTCGGCTCGATCGTGCTGCCGGTCGTCGGCCGGCGTCCGCTCGACGCGGCGTCGGTGCTCGGGCACGTCGACTTCCTGCTCCGCCCGCGCGGCTGA